From the Musa acuminata AAA Group cultivar baxijiao chromosome BXJ3-7, Cavendish_Baxijiao_AAA, whole genome shotgun sequence genome, one window contains:
- the LOC103990867 gene encoding endoglucanase 7 isoform X2, which translates to MARPLWPHRWPSTRNLVGGYYDAGDHVKFGLPMAFTITMLSWSVIEYGDEIAAAGEYHHALEAIKWGTDYFIKAHTHPNVLWVEVGDGDTDHYCWQRPEDMTTSRQAYKIDTENPGSDVAGETAAAMAAASIVFQESNPHYSHLLLHHARQLFEFADKYRGKYDSSVREAKRYYPSWSGYEDELLWAALWLHRATGKGAYLEYAVENGHRFGGTGWEMAEFSWDVKHAGVQILATKLFKGGDLPESQRRAAQQYRAKAQFYVCACLNENNGSNVHRTPGGMLFVRQWNNMQYVSSAAFLLSVYSDHLIKAEQRELRCPDGAVGTQELVALAKSQADYILGANPMRTSYLVGYGRKYPMKVHHRGSSIVSYKRSKGFIGCMQGYYDWYGRRSPNPNVITGALVGGPDSRDKFRDQRGNYMQTEACTYNTAPLVGVFAKLHRLSDQQIQIQEMSTPAASSS; encoded by the exons ATGGCGCGGCCACTCTGGCCTCACCGATGGCCTTCAACAAGGA ATCTGGTGGGAGGTTACTATGACGCCGGAGACCACGTTAAGTTCGGTCTACCGATGGCCTTTACGATCACGATGCTGTCGTGGAGCGTCATCGAGTACGGCGACGAGATAGCGGCCGCCGGAGAGTACCATCACGCTCTGGAGGCTATCAAGTGGGGCACTGATTATTTCATCAAAGCCCACACCCATCCCAACGTCCTCTGGGTCGAG GTGGGGGACGGCGACACCGATCATTACTGCTGGCAAAGGCCGGAAGACATGACGACTTCACGGCAAGCATACAAGATCGACACCGAGAACCCGGGGTCAGACGTCGCCGGAGAGACCGCCGCGGCCATGGCTGCCGCGTCCATCGTCTTCCAGGAATCTAATCCACATTACTCACACCTCCTGTTGCATCATGCGCGACAG CTGTTTGAGTTTGCGGACAAGTATCGAGGGAAGTACGACAGTAGCGTCCGAGAGGCGAAGAGATACTACCCGTCGTGGAGCGGGTACGAGGACGAGCTGCTGTGGGCGGCGCTTTGGCTCCACAGGGCAACAGGGAAGGGGGCGTACCTGGAGTACGCGGTGGAGAACGGCCATAGATTCGGAGGAACCGGGTGGGAGATGGCCGAGTTTAGCTGGGACGTCAAGCACGCCGGCGTTCAGATCCTGGCTACCAAG CTTTTCAAGGGAGGCGATCTACCGGAGTCGCAAAGACGAGCAGCGCAACAATACCGAGCCAAGGCCCAGTTCTACGTCTGCGCTTGTCTGAACGAGAACAACGGCAGCAACGTGCACCGGACACCCGGCGGCATGCTATTCGTGCGACAGTGGAACAACATGCAGTACGTCTCCAGCGCCGCCTTCCTCCTCAGCGTCTACTCCGACCACCTGATCAAGGCGGAACAACGAGAGCTGCGGTGCCCCGACGGCGCGGTCGGGACGCAGGAGCTGGTCGCCCTCGCCAAATCCCAGGCGGACTACATCCTCGGCGCCAACCCCATGCGCACCAGCTACCTGGTGGGATACGGCCGCAAGTACCCCATGAAGGTCCACCACCGGGGCTCCTCGATCGTGTCCTACAAGAGGAGCAAAGGCTTCATCGGGTGCATGCAGGGCTACTACGACTGGTACGGCCGGCGAAGCCCCAACCCCAACGTGATCACCGGGGCTCTCGTCGGCGGCCCTGACTCCCGGGACAAGTTCAGAGATCAGCGGGGGAATTACATGCAGACGGAGGCATGCACGTACAACACCGCGCCGCTAGTGGGCGTGTTCGCCAAGCTGCATCGCTTGTCGGATCAACAGATACAAATACAGGAAATGTCAACTCCGGCGGCTTCCTCCTCCTAG